A section of the Phacochoerus africanus isolate WHEZ1 chromosome 4, ROS_Pafr_v1, whole genome shotgun sequence genome encodes:
- the FGFR4 gene encoding fibroblast growth factor receptor 4: MQLLLALLGVLLAVPGAPALSLEASEETELEPCLAPSPEEQEQELTVVLGQSVRLCCGRAERSGHWYKEGSRLAPAGRVRGWRGRLEIASFLPEDAGQYFCLARGSMLVLHNVTLVMDDSMTSSNGDEDPRTHSGPSNGHIYAQQAPYWTHPQRMEKKLHAVPAGNTVKFRCPAAGNPMPTIRWLKDGQDFHGENRIGGIRLRHQHWSLVMESVVPSDRGTYTCLVENSLGSIRYSYLLDVLERSPHRPILQAGLPANTTAVVGSDVELLCKVYSDAQPHIQWLKHIVINGSSFGADGFPYVQVLKTADINSSEVEVLYLRNVSAEDAGEYTCLAGNSIGLSYQSAWLTVLPEEDLTWTAAGPEARYTDVILYASGSLALLVLLLLAGLYRRQVLHGRHPRQPATVQKLSRFPLARQFSLESGSSAKSSSSLVRGVRLSSSGPPLLAGLVSLDLPLDPLWEFPRDRLVLGKPLGEGCFGQVVCAEAFGMDPTRPDQASTVAVKMLKDNASDKDLADLVSEMEVMKLIGRHKNIINLLGVCTQEGPLYVIVECAAKGNLREFLRARRPPGPDLSPDGPRSSEGPLSFPALVSCAYQVARGMQYLESQKCIHRDLAARNVLVTEDNVMKIADFGLARGIHHIDYYKKTSNGRLPVKWMAPEALFDRVYTHQSDVWSFGILLWEIFTLGGSPYPGIPVEELFSLLREGHRMDRPPHCPPELYGLMRECWHAAPSQRPTFKQLVEALDKVLLAVSEEYLDLRLTFGPYSPAGGDASSSCSSSDSVFSHEPLPLGPSSFFPGVQT; this comes from the exons atgcagctgctgctggccctGTTGGGGGTCCTGCTGGCAGTGCCTGGGGCTCCAGCTTTGTCTCTTGAGGCCTCTGAGGAAACGGAGCTGG agccctgcctggcccccagcccGGAGGAGCAAGAGCAGGAGCTGACTGTGGTCCTTGGGCAGTCTGTGCGGTTATGCTGTGGGCGGGCTGAGCGTAGTGGCCACTGGTACAAGGAGGGCAGTCGCCTGGCACCTGCTGGCCGAGTACGAGGCTGGAGAGGCCGCTTGGAGATTGCCAGCTTCCTACCCGAGGATGCTGGCCAATACTTCTGCCTGGCACGAGGCTCCATGCTTGTCCTACACAATGTCACCTTGGTTATGGATG ACTCCATGACCTCCAGCAACGGTGATGAGGACCCCAGGACCCACAGTGGCCCCTCGAATGGGCACATTTACGCCCAGCAAG cACCCTACTGGACACACCCCCAGCGCATGGAGAAGAAACTACATGCAGTGCCTGCTGGGAACACTGTCAAGTTCCGCTGTCCAGCGGCAGGCAACCCCATGCCCACCATCCGCTGGCTTAAGGATGGACAGGACTTCCATGGGGAGAATCGCATTGGAGGCATTCGG ctgcgCCACCAGCACTGGAGCCTGGTGATGGAAAGCGTGGTGCCCTCGGACCGTGGCACATACACCTGCCTCGTGGAGAACTCTTTGGGCAGCATCCGCTACAGCTATCTGCTGGATGTACTGG AGAGGTCCCCGCACCGGCCCATCCTGCAGGCGGGGCTCCCAGCCAATACCACAGCTGTAGTGGGCAGCGACGTGGAGCTGTTATGCAAAGTGTACAGCGATGCCCAGCCTCACATCCAGTGGCTGAAGCACATTGTCATCAACGGCAGCAGCTTTGGTGCCGACGGCTTCCCCTATGTGCAAGTCTTAAAG ACAGCAGACATCAATAGCTCAGAGGTGGAGGTCCTATACCTTCGGAATGTGTCTGCCGAGGACGCAGGTGAATACACCTGTCTGGCAGGCAACTCTATCGGCCTTTCCTACCAGTCAGCTTGGCTCACGGTGTTGCCAG AAGAGGACCTCACGTGGACGGCAGCAGGGCCCGAGGCTAGGTACACGGATGTCATCCTGTACGCATCAGGCTCTCTGGCTTTGCTTGTGCTTCTGCTGCTGGCCGGGCTGTATCGCCGGCAGGTGCTCCACGGCCGGCACCCCCGGCAGCCCGCCACCGTGCAGAAACTCTCCCGCTTCCCCTTGGCACGACAG TTCTCCCTGGAGTCGGGCTCCTCAGCCAAGTCAAGCTCGTCTCTGGTGCGGGGTGTCCGTCTCTCCTCCAGCGGCCCCCCATTGCTCGCTGGCCTCGTGAGTCTAGACCTACCTCTCGACCCACTGTGGGAGTTCCCCCGGGACAG GCTGGTGCTCGGAAAGCCCCTGGGTGAGGGCTGCTTCGGGCAGGTGGTATGTGCAGAGGCCTTTGGCATGGACCCCACCCGGCCCGATCAAGCCAGCACCGTGGCTGTCAAGATGCTTAAGG ACAATGCTTCTGACAAGGACTTGGCTGACCTAGTCTCTGAGATGGAGGTGATGAAGCTGATTGGCCGACACAAGAACATCATCAATCTGCTGGGAGTCTGCACCCAGGAag GGCCCCTGTACGTGATTGTGGAGTGTGCTGCCAAGGGAAACCTGCGGGAGTTCCTGCGGGCCCGCCGCCCCCCAGGCCCTGACCTCAGCCCTGATGGGCCTCGGAGCAGTGAGGGACCACTTTCCTTCCCTGCCCTGGTCTCCTGCGCATATCAGGTGGCCCGAGGCATGCAGTACCTGGAGTCACAAAAG tGCATCCACCGGGACCTGGCTGCCCGCAACGTGCTGGTGACTGAGGACAATGTGATGAAGATCGCTGACTTTGGGCTGGCCCGAGGCATCCACCATATTGACTACTACAAGAAAACAAGCAAC GGCCGCCTGCCTGTCAAGTGGATGGCACCTGAGGCCTTGTTTGACAGAGTCTACACACACCAGAGTGACGT GTGGTCATTTGGGATCCTGCTGTGGGAGATCTTTACCCTCGGGGGCTCCCCGTACCCTGGCATCCCCGTGGAGGAGCTGTTCTCGCTGCTACGGGAGGGCCATCGGATGGACCGGCCCCCACACTGCCCTCCAGAGTT GTATGGGCTGATGCGTGAGTGTTGGCACGCAGCACCCTCTCAGAGGCCCACTTTCAAGCAGCTGGTGGAGGCACTGGACAAGGTCCTGCTGGCTGTCTCTGAAGAG TACCTTGACCTCCGCTTAACCTTTGGACCCTACTCCCCCGCCGGTGGGGACGCCAGCAGCTCCTGCTCCTCCAGCGACTCGGTCTTCAGCCATGAGCCCCTGCCCCTGGGACCCAGCTCCTTCTTCCCTGGGGTGCAGACGTGA